A single region of the Wenzhouxiangella sp. XN24 genome encodes:
- the rraA gene encoding ribonuclease E activity regulator RraA, which translates to MAHNTADLCDAHESSLHVLESIFQRYGKLPAFDGPIATVKCYEDNSKVREALSEAGDGRILVVDGGGSQRRALLGDQLAELAVKNGWKGIVINGAIRDSATIDTLEIGVRALGTIPLKTHKRGDGQRDVSLSFAGVTFRPGEHLYADEDGIVVAARPLDHGAG; encoded by the coding sequence ATGGCGCACAACACCGCGGACCTTTGCGACGCCCACGAGTCCAGCCTGCACGTGCTCGAATCGATTTTTCAGCGCTACGGAAAGCTGCCCGCTTTCGACGGGCCGATCGCCACCGTCAAATGCTACGAGGACAACTCGAAGGTGCGCGAGGCGCTGTCCGAAGCGGGCGACGGCCGGATCCTGGTGGTGGACGGCGGCGGATCGCAGCGCCGCGCGCTGCTGGGCGACCAGCTGGCGGAACTGGCCGTGAAGAACGGCTGGAAGGGCATCGTCATCAACGGCGCGATCCGCGACTCGGCCACCATCGATACGCTCGAGATCGGCGTCCGCGCCCTCGGCACGATTCCCCTGAAGACCCACAAGCGTGGTGACGGCCAGCGCGACGTTTCCCTGAGCTTCGCGGGGGTGACGTTCCGCCCGGGGGAGCATCTCTATGCGGATGAGGACGGGATCGTCGTCGCGGCCAGGCCGCTCGACCACGGCGCCGGATGA
- a CDS encoding NRDE family protein, with the protein MCLLVFSWQPGAAETLVLAGNRDEFHERPAAPAGWWRNGTLGGRDLRAGGTWLAAHASGRFAVVTNFREAIEEGRGPRSRGELVTRYLDASEGPMAFAAELAGRGNAYAGFNLLLGDPGELVYVSNRGRGPERLSAGLYGLSNHLLDTPWPKLKRTRERFARLLAPATRAGAGAGAGAAAAAGQETDTGALLKMLADRTPTCDDELPDTGIGVERERLLSSPFIVSPWYGTRCSTVLKILQENVMEFTERRFDPTGAACGESQFRFRHSGGVS; encoded by the coding sequence TTGTGCCTCCTGGTCTTCAGCTGGCAACCCGGCGCCGCCGAGACGCTCGTGCTGGCCGGCAACCGCGACGAGTTTCATGAACGGCCGGCGGCACCCGCCGGCTGGTGGCGAAACGGTACCCTGGGCGGGCGCGACCTGCGCGCCGGCGGCACCTGGCTGGCGGCGCACGCCAGCGGCCGCTTCGCGGTGGTGACCAACTTCCGCGAGGCGATCGAGGAAGGACGCGGCCCGCGTTCCCGCGGCGAACTCGTCACCCGCTACCTGGACGCGTCCGAGGGCCCGATGGCTTTCGCCGCCGAACTGGCCGGCCGGGGGAATGCGTACGCCGGCTTCAACCTGTTGCTCGGCGACCCCGGCGAACTGGTCTACGTCTCCAATCGCGGGCGCGGGCCCGAACGGCTGTCGGCCGGCCTTTACGGCTTGTCGAACCACCTGCTCGATACGCCCTGGCCGAAGCTCAAGCGCACCCGCGAGCGCTTCGCACGGCTGCTCGCCCCCGCAACCCGTGCCGGTGCCGGTGCCGGTGCCGGTGCCGCTGCCGCTGCCGGCCAGGAGACAGACACCGGCGCCCTGCTGAAAATGCTCGCCGACCGCACGCCGACGTGTGACGACGAGCTGCCGGACACCGGTATCGGAGTCGAGCGTGAGCGATTGCTGTCTTCGCCCTTCATCGTCAGTCCGTGGTACGGCACGCGCTGCTCGACCGTCTTGAAAATCCTGCAGGAGAATGTCATGGAATTCACTGAACGCCGCTTCGATCCGACGGGCGCCGCCTGCGGCGAATCGCAGTTCCGTTTCAGGCACTCCGGCGGTGTCTCTTGA
- the nudC gene encoding NAD(+) diphosphatase, whose amino-acid sequence MIATEANFFAASPLERLGHLRRDTDWLQAARARGQYLAIWRGKVLLHNGGPPVPAWLTAEVLADLGEVAESVLLGERNGTPCFVVGLAGDRPPPLPGAFAELRGAAGTLSPADAALLAYGRAMVLWHTRHGHCSACGTPTGIIEAGHARQCPTCAAKHFPRVDPAIIVLVGDADRCLLGRQAAWPPGRYSTIAGFVEPGESLEDAVRREVLEETGVRIDEVVYHSSQPWPFPASLMLGFSATPGEDAITLRDGELEDARWFSREDIATGRVLLPPRESIAYRLIGTWFDRAPGRCLVREVEPASWPPRPEA is encoded by the coding sequence ATGATCGCGACGGAAGCCAATTTTTTCGCCGCCTCGCCGCTCGAGCGGCTCGGCCATCTCCGCAGGGATACGGACTGGCTGCAGGCGGCCCGCGCGAGGGGGCAGTACCTCGCGATATGGCGCGGCAAGGTGCTGTTGCACAATGGCGGCCCGCCGGTCCCGGCCTGGCTGACCGCGGAAGTGCTGGCGGACCTGGGGGAGGTCGCGGAGAGCGTGCTGCTCGGCGAGCGCAACGGGACGCCGTGTTTCGTGGTCGGCCTGGCAGGCGACCGGCCGCCCCCCCTGCCCGGCGCCTTCGCGGAGCTCCGCGGAGCGGCCGGCACGCTTTCTCCGGCCGATGCGGCGCTGCTCGCCTATGGGCGCGCGATGGTGCTCTGGCACACCCGCCACGGTCACTGCAGCGCCTGCGGCACGCCGACCGGGATCATCGAGGCGGGCCACGCGCGCCAGTGCCCGACATGCGCCGCCAAGCACTTCCCGCGGGTCGATCCGGCGATCATCGTGCTGGTCGGCGATGCGGACCGTTGCCTGCTCGGCCGGCAAGCGGCCTGGCCGCCCGGCCGATACTCCACGATCGCCGGCTTCGTGGAACCCGGCGAGAGCCTGGAGGATGCGGTGCGGCGCGAGGTGCTGGAAGAAACGGGGGTCCGGATCGATGAAGTCGTTTATCACAGTTCCCAGCCGTGGCCGTTCCCGGCCTCGTTGATGCTCGGCTTCAGCGCGACCCCCGGGGAGGACGCCATCACGCTGCGGGACGGCGAACTGGAAGATGCGCGCTGGTTCAGCCGCGAGGACATTGCGACCGGCCGGGTCCTGTTGCCGCCGCGCGAGTCGATCGCTTACCGCCTGATCGGGACATGGTTCGATCGCGCACCCGGTCGCTGCCTCGTCCGCGAGGTCGAGCCCGCCTCGTGGCCGCCGCGGCCCGAAGCCTGA
- a CDS encoding arginine repressor, whose protein sequence is MPTVNAQQNERREAVLGLLRQHRVTRQSELVDLLADLGFAATQSSVSRDLRDLGVAKVGERYLAPQNLGGPPSSFGPLAGFVTGWSTAGPHLTVVRTSVGAAQSVAVAVDRAGWNEVAGTISGDDTIFVATANARGQQALLARLNKIFPR, encoded by the coding sequence ATGCCTACCGTCAACGCCCAGCAAAACGAGCGCCGCGAAGCCGTGCTCGGCCTCCTGCGACAGCATCGCGTGACGCGGCAGTCCGAACTGGTGGACCTGCTGGCGGATCTCGGCTTCGCGGCGACCCAGTCGAGCGTCAGCCGGGACCTGCGCGACCTCGGCGTTGCGAAGGTCGGGGAACGCTACCTCGCACCGCAGAACCTGGGCGGGCCACCGAGCAGCTTCGGGCCGCTGGCGGGCTTCGTCACCGGCTGGTCCACCGCGGGACCGCATCTCACCGTCGTGCGCACCTCGGTGGGCGCTGCACAGAGCGTCGCGGTCGCGGTCGACCGCGCCGGCTGGAACGAGGTCGCCGGCACCATCTCCGGAGACGATACAATATTCGTCGCGACCGCAAACGCCCGTGGCCAGCAGGCGTTGCTGGCCCGTCTCAACAAGATATTTCCGAGGTAA
- a CDS encoding FlhC family transcriptional regulator, producing the protein MRTTDDRYAGEQARFELALRLLGHQARTHIITECTGFSQDRIRKLYATYFKHREGKRIKRHRGKSPSSVEFFVRNPWVQAEASLLTHVFAAWGLLRILPDLATAAVTPADRQAFGESFCAAYEAFRAENPDSAITFEHAWGLLNALTAGDELLLLDCADCRSFYIHDALALDGRRCPACRVPTRRPDGHRRVAAERGAD; encoded by the coding sequence GTGAGAACCACCGACGACCGTTACGCCGGCGAACAGGCCCGCTTCGAACTCGCACTTCGGCTGCTCGGGCATCAGGCGAGAACGCACATCATCACCGAGTGCACGGGCTTCAGCCAGGACCGCATCCGCAAGCTTTACGCCACCTACTTCAAGCACCGCGAAGGCAAGCGAATCAAGCGTCACCGGGGCAAATCGCCGTCCAGCGTCGAGTTCTTCGTTCGCAATCCGTGGGTCCAGGCCGAAGCATCGCTGCTGACCCACGTATTCGCGGCCTGGGGATTGCTACGCATCCTCCCGGATCTCGCCACGGCGGCCGTGACGCCGGCCGACCGCCAGGCCTTCGGAGAATCCTTCTGCGCCGCCTACGAAGCCTTCCGCGCCGAAAACCCGGATTCCGCCATCACTTTCGAGCATGCCTGGGGACTGCTGAACGCCCTGACCGCCGGCGACGAACTGCTGCTGCTGGATTGCGCGGACTGCAGAAGCTTCTATATCCATGATGCGCTGGCGCTCGACGGCCGACGCTGCCCCGCCTGCCGCGTGCCCACACGCCGTCCTGACGGCCACCGTCGCGTGGCGGCGGAACGCGGCGCGGATTGA
- a CDS encoding aminotransferase class III-fold pyridoxal phosphate-dependent enzyme, translating into MSTTPAPILDTPDERAWTLPVYAQLDLHPLRGDGAWLEMDDGRRVLDMYGGHAVASLGYAHPRLVAALRDQVERLTFQSNLLPLELRARACAALARFAPPGLDRVFLVNSGAEANENALKLAFGQPGRTRIVAVEGAFHGRTAAAAAVTWGSEKWYGFPQQPFEVSFVSPRDLAALDHLVGEDTAALIVEPVQGVAGALDLPAEFLAAARRATRDAGALLIFDEVQCGMGRTGRPFAADHYGITPDIITTAKGLAGGFPAGAVITTAQLAAELKIGELGTTFGGGPMACAAIETVLAVIRDENLLERVRVLSAQIRESCLVGPVRSIQGAGFLLGLVCSRPAREIQAELLEHDILAGTSADPRVLRLLPPLTLETEHVARLAAALAEIAP; encoded by the coding sequence ATGAGCACGACCCCTGCACCGATCCTCGACACGCCGGACGAGCGCGCCTGGACGCTGCCGGTCTATGCCCAGCTCGACCTCCATCCGTTGCGCGGCGACGGCGCCTGGCTCGAGATGGATGACGGCCGGCGGGTGCTGGACATGTACGGCGGCCATGCCGTCGCCTCGCTCGGTTACGCCCACCCGCGCCTCGTCGCCGCCCTGCGCGACCAGGTGGAGCGGCTCACCTTCCAGAGCAACCTGCTGCCGCTGGAACTGAGGGCACGGGCCTGCGCCGCGCTGGCGCGCTTCGCGCCGCCGGGCCTCGACCGCGTGTTCCTCGTCAACAGCGGCGCCGAGGCGAACGAGAACGCGTTGAAGCTGGCGTTCGGCCAGCCGGGACGCACCCGCATCGTCGCCGTGGAAGGCGCCTTTCACGGCCGCACCGCGGCGGCGGCGGCGGTCACCTGGGGCAGCGAGAAATGGTACGGCTTCCCGCAGCAACCGTTCGAAGTCAGCTTCGTCTCGCCACGAGACCTCGCCGCCCTCGATCACCTGGTCGGCGAGGACACCGCCGCGCTGATCGTCGAGCCCGTCCAGGGCGTGGCAGGCGCGCTCGACCTGCCTGCCGAGTTTCTTGCCGCGGCGCGCCGGGCGACCCGCGATGCCGGCGCCCTGCTGATCTTCGACGAGGTCCAGTGCGGCATGGGCCGGACCGGGCGACCTTTCGCCGCGGACCACTACGGCATCACGCCGGACATCATCACGACGGCCAAGGGCCTCGCCGGCGGATTCCCGGCCGGCGCGGTCATCACCACCGCGCAACTCGCGGCGGAGCTGAAGATCGGCGAACTCGGCACGACCTTCGGCGGCGGCCCGATGGCCTGCGCGGCGATCGAGACGGTGCTGGCCGTGATCCGCGACGAGAACCTGCTCGAGCGCGTGCGCGTCCTGTCGGCACAGATCCGCGAAAGCTGCCTGGTCGGCCCGGTCCGATCGATCCAGGGCGCGGGCTTCCTGCTCGGCCTCGTCTGCAGCCGCCCGGCGCGCGAGATCCAGGCCGAACTGCTGGAACACGATATTCTTGCGGGCACCAGTGCCGACCCGCGCGTGCTGCGCCTTCTGCCGCCGCTGACCCTCGAAACCGAACACGTCGCCCGACTCGCGGCGGCCCTTGCGGAGATCGCTCCATGA
- the argG gene encoding argininosuccinate synthase — protein MNASPTTGGSPVLLAFSGGLDTSFCVAWLKETLGRPVITVTVDTGGGVDAAALEARALALGAERHITVDARREFFDSVLKYLVFGNVRRGQLYPLCVGAERGLQARLVAAQAAELGSETVAHGSTAAGNDQVRFEVALRTLRPGLEVLAPVRDHDWQRADQVAWLEARGLPAPAGGGAYSINRGLWGTTIGGKETLDSREPLPESAWVVTAGAFDAPCAPERHRIGFERGVPVALDGEALDPVALIERLEVLAGGFGIGRGIHLGETILGSKGRVAFEAPAAETLLTAHRELEKLTLTGMQQKIKEPLALTYGDLVHEGQHMEPAARDIEALLASSQARVTGEVHLLFRPGVLFVEGTTSPHSLLAATKGKYGESAGEWSAADALGLARMKALAGMLHTRAGSGA, from the coding sequence ATGAACGCCTCTCCCACGACGGGCGGCAGTCCCGTACTGCTCGCTTTTTCCGGTGGCCTCGACACCTCTTTCTGCGTGGCCTGGCTGAAAGAAACCCTGGGCCGCCCGGTCATCACGGTGACCGTAGACACCGGCGGCGGCGTGGATGCGGCGGCACTGGAGGCGCGTGCGCTGGCGCTGGGCGCCGAACGTCACATCACGGTGGACGCACGCCGCGAGTTTTTCGACTCCGTGCTCAAGTACCTGGTGTTCGGCAACGTGCGCCGGGGACAGCTGTACCCGCTGTGCGTCGGCGCCGAACGCGGCCTGCAGGCCAGGCTGGTGGCCGCGCAGGCCGCCGAACTCGGCAGCGAAACGGTCGCCCACGGCAGCACGGCGGCGGGCAACGACCAGGTGCGCTTCGAAGTGGCGCTGCGCACCTTGCGGCCCGGGCTCGAAGTGCTGGCCCCGGTGCGTGACCACGACTGGCAGCGCGCGGACCAGGTGGCCTGGCTCGAAGCGCGCGGCCTTCCGGCACCGGCCGGCGGCGGCGCCTATTCGATCAACCGCGGCCTGTGGGGCACGACGATCGGCGGCAAGGAAACGCTCGACTCCCGCGAACCGCTGCCCGAGAGTGCCTGGGTGGTCACCGCCGGCGCATTCGACGCGCCGTGTGCGCCCGAGCGACACCGCATCGGATTCGAGCGCGGCGTGCCGGTCGCGCTGGACGGCGAAGCGCTCGATCCCGTCGCGCTGATCGAGCGCCTCGAGGTGCTGGCGGGTGGCTTCGGCATCGGCCGCGGCATTCATCTCGGCGAAACCATTCTCGGCTCGAAGGGCCGGGTCGCCTTCGAGGCGCCCGCGGCGGAAACGCTGCTCACGGCGCACCGTGAACTGGAAAAGCTCACCCTCACCGGCATGCAGCAGAAGATCAAGGAGCCGCTCGCGCTGACTTACGGCGACCTGGTGCACGAGGGGCAGCACATGGAACCCGCCGCCCGCGACATCGAGGCCCTGCTGGCCTCCTCGCAGGCCCGCGTGACGGGCGAAGTCCACCTGCTGTTTCGCCCGGGCGTGCTGTTCGTCGAGGGCACGACCTCGCCCCACTCGCTGCTGGCGGCCACCAAGGGCAAGTACGGCGAGTCGGCGGGAGAATGGAGCGCCGCCGATGCGCTCGGCCTGGCCCGCATGAAGGCCCTCGCAGGCATGCTGCACACGCGTGCAGGGAGCGGGGCGTGA
- the argC gene encoding N-acetyl-gamma-glutamyl-phosphate reductase, which produces MSERLPVAVLGGTGYVAGEFLRLLASHPQLGLAAVSSESRAGQAVGATFPNLSSAWADTRFCDEAELAKQVAGGRVRALFSALPHGAAAARIDSLLKTAEQAGAPLTVVDASADFRFRAAADYERVYGHPHPCPDRLAQFASALPEHLAGCPAPHVAHPGCFVTSVLLGIVPLLNAELVAPEFHVSAITGSTGVGRKLGETTHHPERHGNMFAYQPLVHRHRPEIEQLATEAAAPCKVHFVPHSGAWARGIHATIHGRLASGADLAALKAALAGAYAGSPFVEVIDTPPRLKDVTGSNRARLAVAADAEAFVVMVVIDNLLKGAAGGALQWMNRLLSLPEDAGLRLPGAGWI; this is translated from the coding sequence ATGAGCGAGCGGCTTCCCGTCGCCGTGCTCGGCGGCACCGGCTACGTCGCCGGGGAATTCCTGCGCCTGCTCGCGAGCCATCCGCAGCTGGGGCTGGCGGCGGTGTCCTCGGAAAGCCGCGCCGGCCAGGCCGTGGGCGCGACGTTTCCGAACCTGTCCTCGGCGTGGGCCGACACCCGCTTCTGCGACGAGGCGGAACTCGCGAAGCAGGTTGCCGGGGGACGCGTTCGCGCACTGTTCTCCGCCCTGCCGCACGGCGCCGCGGCCGCGCGCATCGATTCCTTGCTGAAGACTGCGGAGCAGGCCGGCGCACCCTTGACCGTAGTGGACGCCTCCGCTGATTTCCGCTTCCGCGCAGCGGCCGACTACGAGCGCGTCTACGGCCATCCGCATCCCTGCCCGGATCGGCTCGCGCAGTTCGCCTCGGCACTCCCGGAGCACCTGGCCGGCTGCCCGGCGCCGCACGTCGCGCACCCCGGCTGTTTCGTCACCTCGGTGCTGCTCGGCATCGTGCCGCTGCTCAACGCGGAGCTTGTCGCGCCGGAATTCCATGTCTCCGCGATCACCGGCAGCACGGGGGTAGGCCGCAAGCTCGGTGAGACCACTCATCATCCCGAGCGGCACGGCAACATGTTCGCGTACCAGCCGCTGGTGCATCGGCACAGGCCCGAGATCGAGCAGCTCGCGACCGAAGCCGCGGCGCCGTGCAAGGTGCACTTCGTCCCCCACTCGGGCGCCTGGGCACGCGGCATCCACGCCACGATCCACGGCCGTCTCGCGTCCGGCGCCGATCTCGCCGCGCTGAAGGCGGCGCTGGCCGGCGCCTATGCCGGCTCGCCGTTCGTCGAGGTCATCGACACGCCGCCGCGTCTCAAGGACGTCACCGGCTCGAACCGCGCGCGGCTGGCGGTCGCCGCGGATGCGGAGGCCTTCGTCGTGATGGTGGTGATCGACAATCTCCTGAAGGGGGCGGCCGGCGGCGCCCTCCAGTGGATGAACCGCCTGCTGTCGCTGCCGGAAGACGCCGGCCTGCGCCTCCCGGGAGCCGGCTGGATATGA
- a CDS encoding alpha/beta hydrolase-fold protein, translating to MLSSAFEPGFVLPPDALYTARVIGRGLIRMNLLETVEHETGPTPRASVIWLHGLGADGNDFAPIVPALRLPGGPEVRYVFPHAPVRPVTINGGMPMRAWYDIVAIERGAREDEAGIRDSAAAVEALIRREGERGIPAERIVLAGFSQGGAVALHAGLRYPERLAGIMALSTYLPLRAATLEFHTANHETPLFMAHGSLDPVVPPMLGEESAKLLSSLGYGVEFKQYVMPHSVCPEEVEDIRGWLSRVLPGPSAP from the coding sequence GTGTTGTCAAGCGCTTTCGAGCCGGGCTTCGTGCTCCCGCCGGACGCCCTGTACACTGCGCGCGTCATCGGACGGGGCCTGATTCGAATGAACCTGCTTGAAACCGTGGAACATGAAACCGGGCCGACACCCCGGGCGAGCGTCATCTGGTTGCATGGCCTGGGCGCAGACGGGAACGATTTCGCGCCGATCGTGCCGGCCCTGAGATTGCCGGGGGGACCTGAAGTGCGCTACGTGTTTCCGCACGCGCCGGTGCGTCCCGTGACGATCAACGGTGGCATGCCCATGCGGGCCTGGTACGACATCGTCGCCATCGAGCGCGGCGCCCGCGAGGACGAGGCAGGGATCCGCGACAGCGCCGCCGCCGTCGAGGCCCTCATCCGGCGCGAAGGCGAACGCGGCATCCCGGCCGAGCGCATCGTGCTGGCGGGATTCTCACAGGGCGGCGCGGTGGCGCTCCACGCGGGCCTGCGCTATCCGGAGCGGCTGGCGGGGATCATGGCCCTCTCGACCTACCTGCCGTTGCGCGCCGCCACGCTGGAGTTTCATACCGCCAACCACGAAACGCCGCTCTTCATGGCGCACGGCAGCCTCGATCCGGTGGTGCCGCCGATGCTGGGCGAGGAAAGCGCCAAACTCCTTTCGAGCCTCGGCTACGGGGTCGAGTTCAAGCAATACGTGATGCCGCATTCCGTGTGTCCCGAGGAAGTGGAAGACATTCGCGGCTGGCTGAGCCGCGTGCTCCCCGGCCCGTCGGCCCCCTAG
- a CDS encoding S9 family peptidase, with the protein MKPRRAPFGTWVSPLDAAEVASAGVRIFQPRRAGDAITWLEVRPAEGGRTVLMQDLRGKRTELTPAPFSARSRVHEYGGGSYCVAGADTWFVNDEDQAVWHRDRDGSIQRLTPADERRYADLAWDPVRSRLLAVCEDHAAAAEPENTVVAIDREGRVTTLLSGNDFYASLRLDRDCARLAWLTWNHPNLPWDGTELWSAEIDADGRLREPQQIAGGERIAVFQPEWLRDGRLGFVADPDGWWNHYAWRAGAEVERLTEMDAEAALPQWVFGQSTWGEIAGGMIGALSRDGGWTLWQFGDGLPASLPWRLDAIEHVATDGKEAVVLAGAGNRPTAVYALDLPALRPRCVADSGELPLDEAWISQPQPLSFPTADGSEAYANYYPPMNPMFEGPEGAAPPVIVKCHGGPTAAASTAFEAKLQYWTTRGFAVLDVNYRGSTGFGRAYREKLYGNWGVADVEDCVAGVRYLASRGLADANAAFISGGSAGGYTVLCALAFTDAFRAGASYFGIGDLAGMFETTHKFEARYDHWLVGPPHDPATQRLIEERSPLRHAHQITCPVIFFQGGEDRVVPPEQSRQMHAALQAAGLPTAYLEFPEERHGFRRAENILAALEAELAFFCRVLGVSPADEVPPLGIDNDKAGLH; encoded by the coding sequence TTGAAGCCGCGTCGCGCGCCCTTCGGCACCTGGGTATCGCCCCTCGACGCAGCGGAAGTCGCGTCGGCCGGCGTACGGATCTTCCAGCCGCGCCGGGCCGGCGATGCCATCACCTGGCTCGAAGTGCGCCCGGCTGAGGGTGGGCGCACCGTGCTGATGCAGGACCTGAGAGGGAAGCGGACCGAGCTGACGCCGGCGCCGTTCAGCGCGCGCAGCCGGGTGCACGAATACGGCGGCGGCAGCTACTGTGTCGCCGGCGCCGACACCTGGTTCGTCAACGACGAAGACCAGGCGGTCTGGCACCGCGACAGGGATGGATCGATCCAGCGGCTCACCCCGGCCGATGAGCGCCGCTATGCCGACCTCGCCTGGGATCCCGTCCGGTCGCGCCTGCTGGCCGTCTGCGAGGACCACGCCGCCGCGGCCGAACCCGAGAACACGGTCGTGGCCATCGACCGCGAGGGCCGTGTCACGACGCTGCTCTCGGGCAACGACTTCTATGCCTCCCTGCGGCTCGACCGTGACTGTGCCCGACTCGCCTGGCTCACCTGGAACCACCCGAACCTGCCGTGGGACGGCACGGAACTCTGGAGCGCGGAGATCGATGCAGACGGCCGCCTGCGGGAACCGCAGCAGATCGCAGGCGGCGAACGCATCGCCGTGTTCCAGCCGGAATGGCTGCGCGACGGGCGGCTCGGCTTCGTCGCCGACCCCGACGGCTGGTGGAACCACTATGCCTGGCGGGCAGGGGCCGAAGTCGAGCGGCTCACCGAGATGGACGCCGAGGCCGCCCTGCCCCAGTGGGTGTTCGGCCAGTCCACCTGGGGCGAAATCGCGGGCGGGATGATTGGCGCGCTGAGCCGCGACGGCGGCTGGACGCTCTGGCAGTTCGGCGACGGCCTGCCCGCGAGCCTGCCGTGGCGGCTCGACGCCATCGAGCATGTCGCGACCGACGGCAAGGAGGCGGTGGTGCTGGCCGGCGCCGGGAATCGCCCCACGGCGGTCTACGCGCTCGACCTGCCGGCGCTGCGGCCGCGGTGCGTGGCCGACTCCGGCGAACTGCCTCTGGACGAGGCGTGGATATCCCAGCCGCAGCCGCTGTCGTTCCCGACAGCCGACGGCAGCGAAGCCTATGCGAACTACTACCCGCCGATGAACCCGATGTTCGAGGGGCCGGAAGGCGCGGCGCCGCCGGTGATCGTGAAATGCCATGGCGGGCCGACCGCGGCCGCCTCCACGGCGTTCGAGGCCAAGCTCCAGTATTGGACGACGCGGGGTTTCGCCGTGCTCGACGTGAACTACCGCGGCAGCACAGGCTTCGGCCGGGCCTACCGGGAAAAGCTCTACGGCAACTGGGGCGTCGCGGATGTCGAGGACTGCGTGGCGGGCGTCCGCTACCTGGCTTCCCGCGGACTCGCCGACGCGAATGCCGCCTTCATCAGCGGCGGCAGCGCCGGGGGTTACACGGTGCTCTGCGCCCTGGCCTTCACCGATGCATTCCGCGCGGGCGCGAGCTACTTCGGCATCGGCGATCTCGCGGGCATGTTCGAGACGACCCACAAGTTCGAGGCGCGCTACGACCACTGGCTGGTCGGGCCGCCTCACGATCCGGCCACGCAACGCCTGATCGAGGAACGCTCCCCGCTGCGTCACGCCCACCAGATCACCTGCCCGGTGATCTTCTTCCAGGGCGGCGAAGATCGCGTCGTCCCGCCCGAACAGAGCCGGCAGATGCATGCGGCATTGCAGGCTGCCGGCCTGCCCACGGCCTACCTGGAATTTCCCGAGGAGCGACACGGCTTTCGCCGCGCGGAAAACATTCTCGCGGCACTCGAAGCCGAACTGGCGTTTTTCTGCCGGGTGCTCGGCGTCAGCCCGGCCGACGAGGTGCCGCCGCTGGGGATCGACAACGACAAGGCCGGTCTGCACTGA
- a CDS encoding N-acetylornithine carbamoyltransferase has product MKRFIDLAENTPEELAELLALAGRLDRHPEPQALTGKVLGMLFFNPSLRTVASFQAAMGRLGGSSFVITPGAGTWKLEARNGIVMDGDAAEHIREAVPVLASYADVLGIRAFAGGIDLEADLEERKFMEMASICPAPLVNLESAVNHPCQALGDWKTMDDLEVPASGGRFVLSWANHPHALPLAVPAAVVHMAAMRGMDVTVLRPEGYALPDPIMQRARDAAARSGGSVRETDDRKEATEGAHVIYAKSWGSTSHYGRPADDRNLRSNLEHWTVDESWFDNALAEAIFMHCLPVRRNVVVADEVLDGPRSRVLPQARNRMTVQAAILHRLLLGGGR; this is encoded by the coding sequence ATGAAACGCTTCATCGACCTGGCCGAGAACACCCCCGAAGAACTGGCCGAACTGCTCGCGCTGGCGGGGCGCCTCGACCGCCATCCCGAACCGCAGGCCCTCACCGGCAAGGTGCTCGGGATGCTGTTCTTCAATCCCTCCCTGCGCACCGTGGCCTCCTTCCAGGCCGCCATGGGCCGGCTCGGCGGCTCGTCCTTCGTCATCACGCCGGGCGCGGGCACATGGAAGCTGGAGGCGCGCAACGGCATCGTGATGGACGGCGACGCGGCCGAGCATATCCGCGAGGCCGTGCCGGTGCTGGCGAGTTATGCCGACGTGCTGGGCATCCGCGCCTTCGCCGGGGGCATCGACCTCGAGGCCGACCTCGAGGAACGCAAGTTCATGGAGATGGCCTCGATCTGCCCCGCCCCGCTGGTGAACCTCGAGTCCGCGGTCAACCATCCCTGCCAGGCGCTCGGCGACTGGAAGACGATGGACGATCTCGAAGTGCCGGCGAGCGGCGGGCGTTTCGTGTTGTCGTGGGCCAACCACCCGCACGCGCTGCCGCTGGCGGTGCCCGCCGCCGTGGTGCACATGGCCGCGATGCGGGGCATGGACGTCACGGTGCTGCGGCCCGAAGGCTATGCGCTCCCGGATCCGATCATGCAGCGGGCGCGGGATGCCGCGGCGCGCTCCGGGGGCTCGGTCCGCGAGACCGACGATCGCAAGGAAGCGACCGAGGGCGCGCACGTGATCTACGCGAAAAGCTGGGGCTCGACGAGTCACTACGGCCGGCCGGCGGACGACCGCAACCTGCGCAGCAACCTGGAGCACTGGACCGTCGACGAATCCTGGTTCGACAACGCGTTGGCCGAGGCGATCTTCATGCACTGCCTGCCGGTGCGTCGCAACGTGGTGGTGGCGGACGAGGTGCTCGACGGACCGCGCAGCCGCGTGCTGCCCCAGGCCCGCAACCGCATGACCGTGCAGGCGGCGATCCTGCACCGGCTGCTGCTCGGAGGTGGGCGATGA